CGATTTGATGGCCACGAGTTCGAAGCTTTCGCCCAGGTTCCCGAAGGTCATGATCGAGGACAGGAGTACTGCCAGGGGGAGTGCCAGTGATACCAGGTTTGCGCTGGTATAAGTGATCAGTTCGATGATCACAGGTGTATCCAGTCCCTTGCCCACCAGGTCATCGATGTATTTCCAGAGGAATTGCATGACCAGCACGAACAAGGTGACAAAGAAGGTAGCCACGAAGGGGCCCAGAAAGGTCTTTATAATTAGCTTATCCAGTTTTTTCACTCCTGCTCTAACGTTAAGGTGCTGTTTATTAGTACTGTTCTTTGGATTCTAAATCAGTGCAGCGGAAAGGGGATTCCTTTTTTACTGCGCTAAAGGCCTTTCTTTATGAGAGGCAGGGCCTTTAGAATTGGCAAATTTAACATGATTTATGATAGTGCCGAATATCGGCATTTAAAATAAGGTTAAATTTATCTTTGTGCTTATGAACAAAACAATCCTGACTGTTGAGGAACAGGCACTTGTAACAAATCCTGACTGGATTTATCTTAAAAACAACATTTTACAGAAAGTGATGAACCTGCTGGGCGACCTGCATATGGCTCTTAAGGCAACACTTCCCCTTCAGGGAATGTCATTCCCTGGAGACGGATCAGCTAAACTTAGCAAAGGAGAACGTTACAAAGACTTGCCTTATCTCATGCTGGATTATCCACGTTACTTCAACCGTGAGGACATTTTTGCATTCCGTACCATGTTCTGGTGGGGGCATTATTTTATCTCCACGCTGCATCTCGGGGGAGAATTGAAACAGCGGTATTCACAGACAATCATTGCTGGCTGGGAGGCATTAGCTGCCGCACAGTTTCAGATCTATGTACGAGCGGACGATCCCTGGCATCACGACTTTGAAAACGGAAATTTCAGATTAATATCAGCTTTGCCGGCATCGGAATTTGAAATGCTTATACACCGGCTTCCATTTATTAAGATCGCTAAGCCCTGGCCATTGGAGAACTGGGAAGGGCTAATACCTGGCGTAGTGGAAGATTACACATTACTACTACAGTTATTGTGCGGCTTTTGAAAACGGTTGGTGTGTTAATTGCCAATACGGTGAAACAGGTCTTTTACCTGGTAATCCCAGAGTTGGCTCTGATCAGCTATTTCTTTTTTCTCTGCAAAATCCCTTACAACCAGGATTGTTTCGTTTGTTACTTCGGAAATGGTAATGCGAAATTCAAAGAATTCTTCTTTGGGCGCATGTTTCCAATGTAAACGGATAAATTCATCTTCTTCCTGTTC
This window of the Chitinophaga sancti genome carries:
- a CDS encoding START-like domain-containing protein is translated as MSKKVQYELEYPVRCSPSILFEFLSTPAGLQEWFADKVDYRDNVFSFSWNGSVEEAEVLEQEEDEFIRLHWKHAPKEEFFEFRITISEVTNETILVVRDFAEKKEIADQSQLWDYQVKDLFHRIGN